The DNA sequence TGTCTTTACTAGAACATACAGACTCAAAACCTTAATCAACTACCGCTTACTTTAATAGTCTTAAAAGAGAGAATAGAAATGTACTAGTGTGACCAATCAGACTTGTGTCCTCCACCATGATGCTTGAAACCAGTGTGAGACTTATTTTTTGCTTTACATAATAGACTGGAAACTGGTTCAGACAACTTCAGATTTAGCTCAACTGATGAATATAGCACTCATTGTTACAACTAACAATCTTATACCGTGTCTGTATTGGGTCTATGATCCAGTCTTTCTCCTTGCTAAGTCATGTGGTAACCAAGCAAAGACAAATTCTCACTTGATGTCTCGTACCTAACTTGTACTTTCAAGTAAATCCTGCATTGATTTAAATTGGGTTTGAGTTACCTACACGTCTTTAAAGTTAGGATTTGGCTCTTATTGAGAAATTTTAATTCTAATGATAACAGGGCCTTGGCCGACACACAGACCAGACAAGAAGAGAGATGGTTTGGCAAAAGAGAATATGGAAATTAAAGTTAATTTGAGTGGAAAGCTCAGCCACCTTAAATCCTGAATTAACTGAATTAACCCAGTCGCCAAAGGTAGCAGTCTAATTCCACCCCCTCCTTCCCtactccatctatctatctacgtCACCCATCAGAATGACAACAGTTCATCCCTAACACATCACTTCATACTCTCTCTACTGCTGACACAGCTAGGTCATGTCTCTttgctctgcctccctctctgttctttctccctGATATTGAAGGCTTTCGTTGATGCATGGTTCCTAGTGGTACACTGGGTAACACTTCAGTCATTGTAGAGATCTGATTGTGCTTGTTGGCACTACTTCAGAGAGCCTTCGACAATAACCGAGAGATCCCAGTACAGGCTAATACGATGGGGAACGCCAAGAGCAGTGCTATTTCCAAGGAGATCCTGGAGGACCTGAAGCTCAACACCAAGTTCACGGAGAACGAGTTGTGCCAGTGGTACGAGAACTTCCAGAAGCAGTGTCCCACCGGACGCATCTCGCCAGAGGAGTTCGAGACGATCTACGCTCGCTTCTTCCCCGATAGCGAAGCCAAGACCTACGCTCAGCATGTGTTCCGTTCATTCGACACCAACGAGGACGGCACTCTGGACTTCAAGGAATACATCATTGCACTGCACATGACCTCCAGTGGGAAGACGACGAGGAAGCTGGAGTGGGCCTTCTCACTGTTCGACGTGGACAAGAACGGATACATCACCAAGACAGAAGTGGAAGTCATCTGCCAGGTGAGAGATCAAGGACGGATTCTAACCTTGAACTATTAAGGGGCAAGAGAAGATATCCAAACCCGAACCACTGGGTAGGAGAACCTTCTTACAACAACAATCAATGATGGTGATGATCATTTTGAAGATGGGACAAGGGGAAATTGTGGATATAGGCATACAAAGGTTTTTCTACCATTTACAGTATGTGGCATGGGAATAGTGGGTCACCTCCAAACTGACAGAAGAAAACAAGCCATACAATTTTGTGAGGCTTTTTTTAGGAGAAGAAATGATGGACTTCTGGGAATATAGCTTTTCTTAAATGTAGGTCCTGTCTATTTATTGAATATCATCAGAAGTCAGTCTTTGGTCAAAAGTGGCCTTATTTTCCTCAGTATGTAGGTTCcattggaggctgctgaggggaggacagctcataataatcaaatcaaactttgattgtcacatgcgccgaatacaaccttactgtgaaaggcttacttacaagcccttgttcaacaatgcagttcaagaaagagttaagaaaatatttaccaaataaattgataaaaagtaacaataaaataacaataacgaggctatatacagggggtaccggtacagagtcaatgtgcagggtacaggttagtcgaggtcatctgtacatgtaggtgggggtggcTGGAAATGAGTTAATGGAATGGCACCATCAACATGGTAACcatcatgtgtttgatgtatttgataccattccaccaagtccgctccagccattacaacgagcccgtctccccaattaaggtgccgccAACTTCCTGCGTTCAGTCTCAGTCCTAATCATCAATTAGCTAATGTAGAGCTCTTGCCCATTTCAGCCACCCAATCCTTCCTGATAATCCACAAGATTAATGATTTAGCATCCAGAAATGTAGGCTACTATACTTACTGTGGTCCCCATGCTTCTGTGCTTATTCAGGGCCTAAAGTATGTCGTCTGTAGATAATCAACCAACTAAGTAACACACATCACTAATtatggctgcgtttagacaggcagcccaattctgatatttttccactaattggtctgttgaccaatcagatcagctctgaaaaagatctgctttgaaaagatctgatgtgattggtcaaaagaccaattagtgtaaAAAAGGTTATAATTGGACTGCCTGTGTGAACACTCTCAACGCCATTTATTAATTAGTATCTTGGgcagcgtttacacaggcagcccaattctgatctttttcacactaatttgtcttttgaccaaactcatcagatcttttcacagcagatctttttcagagctgatttgATTTGTCGAACAAATTAgtaaaaaaaagatcagaattgggctgcctttgTAAAAGCTGCCCAATATACTAATTAATATATCCCCTTAGAACCAATAGGATAAATGACGTTGAGAGTAAACTATTTTAGAATTACTATATTAAGATAAATGATGGTCTGCCAATTCAACTAAGCCTTGTTAATGGGAGTAATTGGTAAACAAAAAAATCAACGGCATACAGGGGGTTAAGTTGAGAAACCCTGTTCTAGACAACATGGGCTGTGTTCACACAGGTGATGTGATGCCGAGTTGGAGTGAAATCCAGCATACCTAGTGGGTGTCCTGGCCCAGGATCAATGTTGAGCAACACTGGACAAGACCAAGTGTCATTTCTATCAGCCTTTTTCTATCCCCGATGCAACCTTTAGGGCAGAGTCAACCAACGTAACACATGGAGACTATAGTTTTTAAAGGTGTCTGGTTGAGGTTGATATTGTGATGGCATCTCTTTCGGTGTTGATACACATATTAGCTCAGAAATGTGAACATGGGTGTTGTGGGGGAAAATAGGTGGTTAAATAGCCGGTCGCTGTGAAAAAGTAACACCTCTGTATTTCAATGCATTTTCCCCAAACGGTGGACAAACTGTCGTGCAAAGAAAACGTGTTTACTTGCGTTTACATCCCACTACACTACTGTAGATAGATAAGTAGACATGTAGGAGTGGCTGTGGGTTTACACTGAGAGACAGGGACCGGGCAGGCCAGGCTGTGggtttagactgagagacagggacCGGGCAGGCCAGGCTGTGggtttagactgagagacagggacCGGGCAGGCCAGGCTGTGggtttagactgagagacagggaccgggcaggcctggctgtgggtttacactgagagacagggaccgggcaggcctggctgtgggtttagactgagagacagggaccgggcaggcctggctgtgggtttagactgagagacagggaccgggcaggcctggctgtgggtttacactgagagacagggaccgggcaggcctggctgtgggtttagactgagagacagggacCGGGCAGGCCAGGCTGTGggtttagactgagagacagggacCGGGCAGGCCTGGCTGTGGGTTTACACTGAGAGACAGGGACCGGGCAGGCCTGGCTGTGGGTTTAGACTGAGGGACAGGGACCGGGCAGGCCTGGCTGTGGGTTTACACTGAGAGACAGGGACCAGGCAGGCCTGGCTGTGggtttagactgagagacagggacCGGGGTTTACAGGCAGGCCAGGCTGTGggtttagactgagagacagggaccgggcaggcctggctgtgggtttagactgagagacagggaccgggcaggcctggctgtgggtttagactgagagacagggaccgggcaggcctggctgtgggtttagactgagagacagggacCGGGCCGGCCTGGCTGTGggtttagactgagagacagggaccgggcaggcctggctgtgggtttagactgagagacagggacCAGGCAGGCCTTGCTGTGggtttagactgagagacagggacCGGGCAGGCTGTGGGTTTAGGCTGTGggtttagactgagagacagggacCGGGCAGGCCAGGCTGTGggtttagactgagagacagggacCGGGCAGGCCAGGCTCATGGGCAAAGTGGGAGGGATGTGGAGGTAAATAGTGTCCAGTACCTTGGCCCTGAGAtgagcctgtctctgtctgtctgaaactGGCTTTACTATATAGGTTGTACTGAATAGCCTGCCAAACCAACCCCTCTCTGGTAAAAGTTGTctttaggcacagatctaggatcatttCACCCAATCCAAATCTAGGATTAGGCCTAGGGGGTAA is a window from the Oncorhynchus tshawytscha isolate Ot180627B linkage group LG03, Otsh_v2.0, whole genome shotgun sequence genome containing:
- the LOC121841225 gene encoding recoverin-like encodes the protein MGNAKSSAISKEILEDLKLNTKFTENELCQWYENFQKQCPTGRISPEEFETIYARFFPDSEAKTYAQHVFRSFDTNEDGTLDFKEYIIALHMTSSGKTTRKLEWAFSLFDVDKNGYITKTEVEVICQAIFNLIPKEDLPKLPADENTPEKRANKLWGFFEKSDNDRLAEGEFIKGVTENENAMRLIHYEPIAD